Below is a window of Pirellulales bacterium DNA.
GGTGCCGTCAATCCTCGACCATGAGGTGGTGGCGATCATGTATTGAACGGGGCCGCAGCCGCGCTTCGATCGACTTGCGAACAGCGAGACGAGAAAAGCGACCGCATTCTTGGGATTGCCAAGAAACCACCGATTCTTCGGTGCTCCGGCGGACCGCCGCAGATTAGGAATGCCTCAGAATCTTGACTTTGGCAATCTGGCGATGAAACTTTTCGGCAAATTTCGGACGCTGGCGCTGGCGAACGACTCTACGCCGCTGGAATCTGGCAGCCCCTCAATCAATGTCCTGTACGAGGGTGAACTTGGCGCAAAAAGAAACCCGCGCCAAGAATGACGCGGGCGTGTGTTCTTTGACAATTTGAAATCAGCTACGCAGTTCGGCGGCGATGCCAAGTCAAGCCGATCAGGCCGATGCCAACGAAGCCGAGCAGGATGACAATGCTGGAGGGCTCGGGAACGCCGACATCAGACCGCACCTGGACCCCAAAACCGGGGAATGTCGACCCAATCAGCCCGGAGACGTCTTCAAGTAAACCCGTCTCGGGCAGAATAGGCACAGGTGCTGTGGGCGGGATCTTGCTCAAAATGGACGCCAAGTCGGGATTGTTATCCGAGACGAGGGCGATGAATGGGGTATTCGGATTGGCAAGACCACTGACGAGCAAATCGCTCACAACCACGGGTCCGTTCGGGCCGGAAAACGTGACGGGTGGTAGCGCGGTTGGATCGATCGGCTCTCCCGGAGGCTCAGCAAAAATCACGAAAGAAGCCCCGGGGACCCCTGCCGGCGGGATCAAGCCGGCCAACCCGCCCGGCGCCACCAGCCCAGTAAGGGTCGTCGTCGGAGCGAATAACGCTGAGGGCTGAGTTCCAGCGCCAGCCGTTTCTGGGATCACGATGTCGGCGGCCGGAGGGCCGCCTACGGGAGGGGTAACGACAAGTTCGTCACTAGCAATAGGCGCGCCCAGCACGTTACTGTCGTTGGCAAGAAAAGTGAGGCCAGACAATACAACAGTCACACCGAGCATTCGAGCGGAGGATTTTACAGTTGTCTTCACGAGCGGGCTCCTTTGCGAGAAAAACTCTGTTGTGCGGCGATCACCCTAGTAAAAAAAACAGCTACCCAATCCAAGGCGGGTTGAGAATCGCTACCTCTCCACTCTCCCAATAGCCGCGATTGTAACCCCACCTCTCCTCCCGGTCGAGAATTCTTTCGGTTTTTTTCTGGCCAAACCCCAAACTTTGACCGGCCGCTCGACGAGCTGCTCGACGCCGTCGACGTCGAGGCGATCGCTGACCACCGGCTAGCGCGGTTTAGCGGGTATCGGTGACGCGAAAACAATGCGACCGAAAGCGGTAGCGAATGAAAGCGCCTGGTGAACCAACGGCGCCGCGTCGTCGCCCACGTTCGCTTCTCGCGGGCCGTTCTTCCTCCCCTTTTTCCATTGACCAACCCGCCTCCGCCAGCCGCGACACGACGCAACGTGCGCGAAACTGGGGCGGGAACACGGTTGGCGTCTCCTCCGACACGAGAGGCGCCAAAGCGCGTCGGTTTGATCGACCGAAGTTTTTGCCAACGTCGGTCGGGCGGACCGCTGCGCTTTTCCGCTGGGGCGGGCGAGAGTCTGGCTATTCACGTAAATGTCGCAATCGCTTGACACCTGGCGCGTCGTGGAATAGCTTCACCCCTACTGCCCTAACAGGGGAATTCGCCAACAACCACCCAGCGCCGCTACTGAAAAGAAAAGCTGTCTGGATTCTCTTCTCGGCCCTGCCGTAATGCGGCATCGTCGCAATTAGAGATTCCTGGCAGCTTTTCTTTTTTTTGACCAGCAACGACCACGACGACGCAACCTGAGGTCCACGGCAGCGCGTTGCCAAATAAACGGCTACCGATTCAAGACATCACAATTGCTTTCCTGGGTTGCCAGAAGGCCAAAATGGCACGTTGGATTACCGCTTTGTTTTTGGTCGTGATCTGCGCATCGAACGCCGTCGCCCAGCTTGCGACTCCCCAGCAACTGCTCACTTGGGGCCAGACCACGTATCAGTCGACTGTCTCTACCCTGCAAGTTCCGGGCACGGCTCTCTATGCCGAGAATGCGTCCCTTGGAGGCGGACATTCGGGAGGCGACAGCGGATTCTCCTACGTTTGGGACGCGAGCGTGCAAATCCGCGTGCTCGACACGCTGACCCAGATCAACCCCGCAACCGACGCTCCCATATTGCAGAGTTTTTCCACACAGCTCTACGACAAGTACTGGAATGCCTCAACCGGCGGCTATCGTTCGGGAGTCAGCGCCGGCGCCACCGAATTCTACGACGATAACGGACACCTCGCCGTTGCATTGGCCACCGCTTATAACGTCACCGGCAATCCGACCTATCTCAACCAAGCCAAAGCCACCTACAGCTTCGTGCGCCAAGGCATGGATAATGTTGGCGGCGGCGGTATCTACTTCAAGGTTGGTGACTTCAGCTCCAAAGACACGGCTACGACGCTGCAGGGCGCCCATGCCGCGCTGCTGCTCTATCAAGACACAGGCGTGCAATCCTATCTCACTGACGCGACGTCGCTCTATAGCTGGTCATGGAACACGACTCAGCGGAACGATTTGTTCTATGAACGACTCTATTTGACTGGCTCGAAAGCTGGAACTATTGGTGATTATCAACTCATCAACTCCGCCGGCTTTGCACTAGACGACGCCATGTTACTTTTCAAGGCCACCGGCCAAGCGACTTACCTCACCGAAGCCGAGAACATCGCAGCCGCTTCGATCCCGCGTTACTTCAACGCCACGACTGGCGCTATAAACGATGAAGGTTATTGGGACTTCGAGCTAGCCAACGCACTCGACGATCTTTACAAGCTGGATCGTAACAAAACCTGGCTGAATGACGTCAACCGCGCTCTCGATTGGCTAGACGCAAATCGGCAGGACCCCAATGGCCACTACGGCACGCTTTGGGGCCGCGGCGGAACACAAGTCGGCGACCTCAGTTCCTGGGATCTGATCGATCAGGCGGCAGTGACGCAGAGCTACCTCTATGCTTATACATTCGCGGTGCCGGAGCCGTCGTCGATTGTGCTCTGCTGCGTGGGAGTGGTCGGATTATTCGTGGTGGGCAACCGCCGTCGCCAAGCGTAGGCCTCGGTCACGTTTGCGAAGCGCGTAACGGCTGGTTCGGCATCACGCTGACACCGCGCCGCCCCGACCAGCATCCTCCAATACAAGAATCGACCGTTTTATGGTTTCTGAGACGACCCAGAGAGCCGTCGACTCGCCAAGCTCGGAATTCAATGAACAAGATGCGCCAATGCCATTTGGTGCGTACGCACCTGCCGTTCAGACAGGCAATCTTCTTGTTCGCGAAGCAGTTCAGAGAGAAAGACAGGAAGTCACTCTCGCAGAATGAATCGGTATGGAACCCGCGACCAGTCGCCACTGTATTCTACCCCGATGCGCGGAGTCGTCTCTATCCGCTCATCGGGAATGACGATCGAGCGATTCTCGAACCAGAGACCACTCGACTTCTTTGCTGGTTTGCCATTCAATGATTTGTCAATCTGGAGGCGAGCCGTAATCCGGCCGGGGCCGTTAATGTTCGTCGTCC
It encodes the following:
- a CDS encoding glycoside hydrolase family 76 protein, coding for MARWITALFLVVICASNAVAQLATPQQLLTWGQTTYQSTVSTLQVPGTALYAENASLGGGHSGGDSGFSYVWDASVQIRVLDTLTQINPATDAPILQSFSTQLYDKYWNASTGGYRSGVSAGATEFYDDNGHLAVALATAYNVTGNPTYLNQAKATYSFVRQGMDNVGGGGIYFKVGDFSSKDTATTLQGAHAALLLYQDTGVQSYLTDATSLYSWSWNTTQRNDLFYERLYLTGSKAGTIGDYQLINSAGFALDDAMLLFKATGQATYLTEAENIAAASIPRYFNATTGAINDEGYWDFELANALDDLYKLDRNKTWLNDVNRALDWLDANRQDPNGHYGTLWGRGGTQVGDLSSWDLIDQAAVTQSYLYAYTFAVPEPSSIVLCCVGVVGLFVVGNRRRQA